In one window of Zygosaccharomyces rouxii strain CBS732 chromosome E complete sequence DNA:
- a CDS encoding UTP--glucose-1-phosphate uridylyltransferase (highly similar to uniprot|P32861 Saccharomyces cerevisiae YKL035W UGP1 UDP-glucose pyrophosphorylase or UTP-glucose-1-phosphate uridylyltransferase EC:2.7.7.9): protein MSYQKKHIKTHSTYAFENNTNAVAASQMRNALNKLADSVRDDENLRNRFENELDSFFSVFRRYLVEKSSGNTLLWEKIKSPTQEEVIDYGSLKPTHDDISNLSKLAVLKLNGGLGTSMGCVGPKSVIEVRDGNTFLDLSVRQIEYLNRQYDSDVPLLLMNSFNTDKDTEHLIKKYSANRIRIRPFNQSRFPRVFKDSLLPVPSHYDDELDSWYPPGHGDLFESLHASGELDALLAQGREILFVSNGDNLGATVDFKILNHMIETGAEYIMELTDKTRADVKGGTLISYDGQVRLLEVAQVPKEHIDEFKNIRKFKNFNTNNLWINLKAVKRLVESSSLSMEIIPNQKTIKRGGQEINVLQLETACGAAIRYFEGAHGVVVPRTRFLPVKTCSDLLLVKSDLFFLEHGSLKLDPSRFGPNPLIKLGSHYKKVSDFNGRIPHIPKIVELDHLTITGNVNLGKNVTLKGTVIIVCSDGQSIDIPNGSVLENVVITGNLQILEH from the coding sequence ATGTCGTATCAGAAGAAACATATCAAGACACATTCTACTTATGCCTTTGAAAACAACACCAATGCGGTGGCAGCATCTCAGATGAGAAATGCTTTGAACAAGTTAGCAGATTCTGTTAGAGATGACGAAAACTTGCGTAATAGATTTGAAAACGAATTAGATTCGTTTTTCTCAGTATTTAGAAGATATTTGGTCGAGAAATCATCCGGAAACACTTTATTGTgggaaaaaattaaatctCCTACTCAGGAGGAGGTTATCGATTACGGATCATTGAAACCTACACATGATGacatttcaaatctttctAAATTGGCTGTTCTTAAATTGAATGGTGGCCTTGGTACTTCAATGGGTTGTGTGGGACCTAAATCCGTTATTGAAGTTAGAGATGGAAACACATTCTTAGATCTCTCGGTGAGACaaattgaatatttgaatagACAATACGATAGTGATGTTCCTCTATTGTTAATGAATTCTTTCAACACGGATAAGGATACTGAACATTTGATTAAAAAATACTCAGCTAATAGAATTCGTATTAGACCTTTTAACCAATCAAGATTTCCTCGTGTTTTTAAGGATTCATTATTACCAGTTCCCTCTCattatgatgatgaattagattCCTGGTACCCACCTGGTCATGGTGACCTTTTTGAATCGTTGCATGCATCGGGTGAATTAGATGCTCTTTTAGCTCAAGGTAGAGAAATCCTATTTGTCTCCAATGGTGATAATTTGGGTGCTACTGTGGATTTCAAGATCCTTAACCATATGATCGAAACTGGAGCTGAATATATTATGGAATTGACTGATAAGACAAGAGCTGATGTCAAGGGTGGTACTTTAATTTCTTATGACGGCCAAGTTCGTCTATTAGAAGTTGCACAAGTACCAAAGGAAcatattgatgaatttaaaaatattagaaaattcaagaattttaacACTAACAATTTATGGATTAATTTGAAAGCTGTTAAAAGATTAGTGGAATCAAGTTCGTTATCAATGGAAATTATTCCTAACCAAAAGACCATAAAGCGCGGTGGTCAAGAAATTAACGTTTTACAATTAGAAACTGCCTGTGGTGCTGCCATTAGATATTTCGAAGGTGCTCATGGTGTTGTTGTaccaagaacaagattttTGCCTGTGAAGACGTGTTCTGATCTGCTTTTGGTTAAATCtgatttattctttttagAGCATGgatctttgaaattagaTCCATCAAGATTTGGTCCAAATCCATTGATTAAATTAGGTTCACACTACAAAAAAGTTTCTGATTTCAATGGAAGAATTCCACATATCCCAAAGATCGTTGAACTCGATCATTTAACCATTACTGGTAATGTTAATTTGGGTAAGAATGTTACATTGAAAGgtactgttattattgtttgTTCTGATGGTCAAAGCATCGATATTCCTAATGGATCcgtattggaaaatgtagTGATTACAGGtaatttacaaattttggaaCATTAG
- the TUL1 gene encoding ubiquitin-protein ligase TUL1 (similar to uniprot|P36096 Saccharomyces cerevisiae YKL034W TUL1 Transmembrane Ubiquitin Ligase), translated as MEIDGNTLLIIIIILFLFFSTPGGDGVSSQYEFNQLQSFKSQLNTEYESFEQMSYNSGFRNITGFKLSFNDVKDDPQRNATYPIPSKDYDRWFQNQDYLILPEDVTTRVKNEVWSPNMNKPEENVFPPNITSSLLGRIQLISNNKHPRIPMPVPRFYESPTEFSDVTPPEGETYFKDWPAHSELHNVTFDTGELTIQLTHVDKVPSQLGSQKKKFFNSQTDRWKFLNLRISLSDKSEHERHSLYTNAIYDVRRGRILAMTESAKFHSLFAFPHYMNLQNDNDNDDEDTFDSLKKAVKEYWDKSNFVKTLTMGDLQSWYDESILKCEYMVFLQLSPWNQYTRDQIKMIDDELNWPLGRPANLSHLPPVTVSKGILYSPDCGVELEFHDAKGERYGLKIRSIRTHLLFGIGLFIAQIYLLLCQMHHTNTPSSVNKISVYCFSMINLVDGSLATIYFFSASILPELYLPLVTSAFACFILASVFETRYLISVYASQLNERNVGISTLLRGGHSTNEDTDTATAVVPDESSISGSLYARFFFMLVSFTLLSMSARWWPRKVRMMFEYSAIIVLNSYWLPQIFRNAIKGTLPRRNRLRNQRMNEAMGVRRQNKMPLLWKFVLGTTFIRTLPVVYVFTYSSNVFRHHRNVRFVVVLCLWLLFQIAVLYSQDILGSRWFLPKLSIPEGYSYHKAMPAQDLLEHGSTAGYTIDCAICMSEVPIRVEEVPETHKVDEQTYMVTPCAHIFHTQCLENWMSYKLQCPVCRSPLPPL; from the coding sequence ATGGAAATTGACGGTAACACACTGTTGataattattatcattctttttttattcttttccacACCAGGTGGTGATGGGGTATCATCACAGTATGAATTTaatcaattacaaagtTTCAAATCACAATTGAACACAGAATATGAGTCGTTTGAACAAATGAGCTACAATAGTGGATTTCGTAATATTACCGGTTTTAAACTGTCGTTTAATGATGTTAAAGATGATCCTCAGAGAAATGCAACTTATCCGATACCATCTAAAGACTATGATCGttggtttcaaaatcaagattATCTAATTTTACCAGAAGATGTAACTACTAGAGTTAAAAACGAAGTTTGGTCACCAAATATGAATAAACCTGAGGAGAATGTCTTCCCACCTAATATCACTAGTAGTCTTTTGGGCAGAATTCAACTAATCTCGAATAATAAACACCCACGAATTCCAATGCCAGTACCAAGATTTTATGAAAGTCCAACAGAGTTTTCAGATGTTACACCGCCCGAAGGTGAAACTTATTTTAAAGATTGGCCTGCGCATAGTGAATTACACAATGTAACGTTTGATACAGGTGAACTGACTATTCAATTGACTCATGTTGATAAAGTTCCTTCACAACTGGGATCgcaaaagaagaagtttttcaattctcaaACTGATAGatggaaatttttaaatttaagAATTTCACTTTCTGATAAAAGTGAACATGAAAGGCACTCGTTGTATACTAATGCGATTTATGATGTACGAAGAGGTAGAATTTTGGCAATGACCGAAAGTGCGAAATTCCATTCGCTATTTGCATTTCCCCATTATATGAACTTacaaaatgataatgataacgatgatgaagatacatttgattctttgaaaaaagcGGTAAAAGAATACTGGGATAAGTCCAATTTTGTTAAAACTTTAACGATGGGTGACTTACAGAGTTGGTATGACGAATCTATCTTAAAATGTGAATATATGGTTTTCCTACAGTTAAGCCCTTGGAATCAATATACACGTGATCAAATCAAGATGATTGATGACGAATTAAATTGGCCATTGGGTAGACCTGCAAATCTATCACATTTACCTCCAGTTACCGTTAGCAAGGGGATTTTATACTCTCCGGATTGTGGTGTGGAGCTTGAATTCCACGATGCAAAGGGTGAGAGGTACGGATTAAAGATAAGGTCGATTAGAACACACCTTTTATTTGGTATTGGTTTATTCATTGCTCAGATTTACTTGTTACTGTGTCAAATGCACCATACAAATACTCCTTCCAGTgtgaataaaatttcagttTACTGTTTTTCCATGATTAATTTGGTGGATGGATCCCTAGCAACGATCTATTTTTTCTCTGCAAGCATCTTACCTGAATTGTATCTACCGCTTGTTACGAGTGCATTTGCATGTTTTATTCTAGCATCTGTTTTTGAAACGAGGTATTTGATCTCCGTTTATGCATCTCAGCTCAATGAAAGAAACGTTGGTATTTCTACTTTACTTCGTGGCGGTCATTCTACTAATGAAGACACAGACACAGCTACTGCTGTGGTTCCAGATGAATCATCCATAAGTGGTTCTCTTTATGctagattttttttcatgCTAGTCTCTTTTACGCTTTTATCAATGAGCGCTAGGTGGTGGCCTCGTAAAGTGAGAATGATGTTTGAATATTCGGCCATTATTGTATTAAACTCCTATTGGTTACCACAAATCTTTAGAAATGCCATCAAAGGCACtcttccaagaagaaatagaTTAAGAAACCAAAGAATGAACGAGGCTATGGGCGTTAGAagacaaaataaaatgcCCCTCTTGTGGAAATTTGTGTTGGGTACCACTTTCATCAGAACTTTACCAGTGGTCTACGTGTTCACGTATTCTTCTAATGTCTTTAGACATCATCGAAATGTGAGATTCGTCGTTGTACTATGCCTATGGCTCTTATTCCAAATTGCAGTTTTGTATTCTCAAGATATATTGGGATCTCGTTGGTTCTTACCCAAACTATCTATTCCTGAAGGTTATTCATATCACAAGGCCATGCCAGCACAAGATCTTTTGGAGCACGGATCAACTGCTGGATATACAATTGATTGTGCCATTTGCATGTCAGAAGTTCCAATTCGTGTGGAAGAAGTGCCAGAGACTCATAAAGTGGATGAACAAACATACATGGTAACACCATGTGCTCATATTTTCCATACTCAATGTTTGGAGAACTGGATGAGTTACAAATTACAATGTCCCGTGTGCAGgtcaccattaccaccgTTATGA
- the RGT1 gene encoding Rgt1p (some similarities with uniprot|P32862 Saccharomyces cerevisiae YKL038W RGT1 Glucose-responsive transcription factor that regulates expression of several glucose transporter (HXT) genes in response to glucose binds to promoters and acts both as a transcriptional activator and repressor) — MTPMSENNGSENTRDVSAAMMKSRSNSSEYAGGDGSFHASEVESQSSQGASGGNTSASKRRTKASRACDQCRKRKIRCDYDDDKGVCTSCRKNGESCAFERIQLKRGPSKGAVRGHSVSRSISGENNNTAATAVGSGGEFSSPSSRQGSVLLPPLGQYLPQPAPVPSNLNATQQQQFWKVPYHDFQGQRRGSIDSLSSDMSAKSVNIPQEHLLYASPSAGHPPLHSPVTFGPNNSSTDSGYWPFRNSGGEESDELRRKSGSNPPSLKNVSQPPPPPLQQQQQQQYSYSKFNNSFAQYGANGFPSRHGSIASEGMSPSASVPYQSVPMNQSNSNGLSQQQQQPIQWPKVQPKNLPPPQVQVQAADKEETLGNSFQKTIKKRRTVSASSGENKAEPGEYPLARFSSSGNDSLLGGNLVSPAGFVYGQIPEIQLIDIYYEFIHMVFPIIPLNKETVTNEILLVNTQPISPIHEINNYVILWFRNSLELLIRITLKRRSGHFYDSLTHSKERELSNEIRGNSNGGGSNDSKDDNLEMQGVFVTALNECLQKIVDIHPSFRENKDKISPKVKIIYLSTFVLLNYILAVVGYDNSFVLGMSTTIFKDFKVYELLLYDDEDDDATKSGSNDNDNTNNDNNSNNANNDNNDSRFYDENNAMNWDQAGYSITFKRLYVLLIIFDSLQCCSYGGPKLLNVPIEGASERFFQTKPHSNSKWVVDQSPTRMKFILQSVKFGELLAECSMKRRSICDLSRTQLTWEIPPYFLKGVTDEDDELFSLAQLLAAFILIRKEFVDCLLNLQDLETGELPTVDMELCGELIKLLCQLTSIILQALTVMMRTNPKNHIDYNYRPMKPMEHDDSGNSASRKFTTSQAESGKNSGNDFYHKLLGLQDNAEACLTNLLRGSISPYCISMLREIRNVMELVKKMPASLIGVVMACAGTHHNTANNNNNDPLAITFQSQELVVKLSNCMNDMMQITSLLNMIKPVNLSDQDSDNTSATATITTTETISKSLNRDHSIMRRLYYSKAAKRDKKHIYPSSSSSPQLQETITTLKSFVLIGWKLLDDFELGWS; from the coding sequence ATGACCCCTATGAGTGAAAATAATGGCTCAGAAAACACGAGGGATGTGTCAGCAGCTATGATGAAGAGTAGAAGTAATTCCAGTGAGTACGCCGGCGGGGATGGCAGCTTTCATGCTAGTGAGGTAGAGTCACAGAGTTCGCAGGGTGctagtggtggtaatacAAGTGCAAGCAAACGAAGAACAAAGGCATCCCGTGCGTGTGATCAATGTCGGAAGAGAAAGATAAGATGTGATtacgatgatgataaagGTGTTTGTACATCTTGTAGGAAAAATGGCGAAAGCTGCGCTTTTGAGAGAATTCAGTTGAAAAGGGGACCTTCAAAAGGAGCGGTTAGAGGACATAGTGTAAGCCGATCGATTTCAGgtgaaaataataatactgcTGCTACTGCTGTTGgtagtggtggtgaattttCTTCGCCTTCTTCAAGACAAGGCTCAGTCTTATTGCCGCCCTTGGGTCAGTATTTACCGCAACCTGCCCCTGTGCCATCGAATTTAAACGCTACTCAGCAACAACAGTTTTGGAAAGTTCCGTATCATGATTTTCAAGGTCAAAGAAGAGGTTCTATCGATTCTTTATCGAGCGACATGTCAGCTAAAAGTGTAAATATCCCTCAAGAGCATTTGCTTTATGCATCACCATCAGCCGGGCATCCGCCATTACATTCACCGGTAACTTTTGGTCCAAATAATTCAAGTACAGATAGTGGCTATTGGCCGTTCCGTAATAGTGGCGGTGAAGAATCAGATGAATTGAGAAGAAAGTCAGGGTCAAATCCGCCTTCTCTTAAAAACGTTAGTCAGCCGCCTCCACCACCtttgcaacaacaacaacaacaacagtaTTCATATTCgaaatttaacaattcttttgcTCAATACGGTGCGAATGGGTTTCCCTCCAGACATGGCTCGATAGCGAGTGAGGGAATGTCACCAAGTGCATCGGTTCCATATCAGTCTGTCCCCATGAATCAATCCAATAGTAATGGTCTTTCccaacaacagcaacagccGATTCAATGGCCCAAAGTTCAACCAAAAAATCTGCCTCCACCGCAGGTGCAAGTTCAAGCGGCTGATAAAGAGGAGACTTTGGGTAATTCTTTCCAGAAGActataaaaaaaagaagaaccGTTAGTGCTTCTTCAGGGGAGAATAAAGCGGAACCGGGTGAATATCCGTTGGCAAGATTTTCGAGTTCTGGTAATGACTCGCTCTTGGGCGGTAACCTTGTGTCGCCTGCGGGTTTTGTTTATGGTCAAATCCCCGAGATTCAACTGATAGATATCTATTATGAATTTATCCATATGGTGTTTCCAATAATACCGTTAAACAAAGAAACCGTtacaaatgaaattttactaGTTAATACGCAACCAATATCACCCATTCATGAAATTAATAATTATGTTATTCTTTGGTTTAGAAATTCATTAGAATTGCTGATTCGTATTACATTAAAGAGAAGATCTGGACATTTTTACGATAGTTTAACGCATAGTAAGGAAAGAGAACTAagtaatgaaattagaggaaattctaatggtggtggtagtaacGATTCGAAAGATGATAACCTAGAAATGCAAGGAGTTTTTGTTACTGCCTTAAATGAATGTCTACAAAAGATTGTTGATATTCATCCAAGTTTTAGAGAGAATAAagataaaatttcaccCAAGGTTAAAATCATTTATCTTTCTACATTTGTCCTTCTGAATTATATCCTTGCAGTGGTGGGATACGATAATTCGTTTGTTTTAGGGATGTCTACAACTatattcaaagattttaaagtATATGAGTTATTACTTTacgacgatgaagatgatgacgCTACGAAAAGTGGTTCTAATGATAACGACAATactaataatgataacaatagtaataatgccaataatgataacaaCGATAGTCGATTTTATGATGAGAATAACGCCATGAACTGGGATCAAGCTGGATATTCAATAACGTTTAAAAGGCTCTATGTGTTATTGATCATTTTTGATTCATTACAATGTTGTTCATACGGAGGTCCTAAGCTTTTGAACGTGCCCATTGAAGGTGCATCGGaaagatttttccaaaCTAAACCTCATAGTAATTCCAAATGGGTTGTTGATCAGAGTCCAACCAGgatgaaattcatcttACAAAGTgttaaatttggtgaaCTTTTAGCCGAATGTtcaatgaaaagaagatcAATATGTGACCTCTCTCGTACCCAGTTAACTTGGGAAATACCGCcttattttttaaaagGAGTtacagatgaagatgatgaactttTTAGTTTAGCTCAATTGTTGGCGGCATTTATTTTGATTCGAAAAGAATTTGTAGATTGTTTGCTAAATTTGCAAGATCTAGAAACTGGTGAATTACCTACAGTTGATATGGAATTATGTGGggaattgatcaaattgttaTGCCAATTGACATCAATCATTTTACAAGCTCTTACTGTTATGATGAGGACCAACCCAAAAAATCATATTGATTATAATTATAGACCAATGAAACCGATGGAACACGATGATAGTGGGAATTCAGCAAGCAGAAAGTTTACCACGTCGCAAGCAGAATCTGGTAAAAATTCAGGTAATGATTTTTATCATAAATTGTTAGGTTTACAAGACAATGCGGAAGCTTGTTTAACCAATTTATTGAGAGGTTCTATTTCACCCTATTGCATCTCAATGTTAAGAGAAATTAGAAACGTTATGGAATTAGTGAAGAAAATGCCCGCTTCATTAATTGGAGTCGTAATGGCGTGTGCTGGTACGCATCATAACACTGccaataacaataataatgatcCACTAGCGATTACTTTCCAATCGCAAGAATTAGTCGTtaaattatccaattgcATGAATGATATGATGCAGATTACAAGTCTTTTGAACATGATTAAGCCGGTAAACTTATCGGATCAAGATTCTGACAATACGTCGGCAACAGCGACAATTACAACAACCGAGACAAtttctaaatctttgaatcgTGATCATAGTATAATGCGGAGATTGTACTATTCAAAGGCTGCCAAGAGAGATAAAAAACATATATATCCTTCCTCGTCATCATCTCCGCAATTACAAGAGACTATCACAACTCTCAAATCGTTTGTCCTCATCGGTTGGAAATTATTGGACGATTTTGAATTGGGCTGGTCTTGA
- the IOC3 gene encoding Ioc3p (similar to uniprot|P43596 Saccharomyces cerevisiae YFR013W IOC3 Member of a complex (Isw1a) with Isw1p that has nucleosome-stimulated ATPase activity and represses transcription initiation by specific positioning of a promoter proximal dinucleosome has homology to Esc8p which is involved in silencing), translated as MSESQDLSVRPEEPLSADTQENGSANVTGNASDDQPPNEKKLGQLTFDDFENIKRVENAPNMSSHSMGLRRSKRVPQQKSKQDVADIMEQEAEAEAARKRKAQSTAKAKARARERERERYRAKVAAMKKNEASGNTTSKKPANGPTTSSAAPENQEPPLTNDNWSPNMPLLSSDFKTHHSVISRLKNPNMKPVLYAGDVMKVMGFVNKFYQFFDTDVLNLSFQNFEVGLDLYPGGPVGEVIGIYDETKQRTLLYQDYLPIKDVVSSQDKMNLLFLTLLKLTFSQSKAGELQKSHQPLTNLDQMKAQKKPFTMLVRQLRNSARTWGYPKEWRMNDIDKEEFFQPKSKLFENDEIEESVDPKMSEILTPNIYQWHHHEPVPLEEDPLQSSELEKDGILALNPRDRIILLRAMVDWCGSQSPRIRNEIYHLSHTKRDPAFGVQTQHAPRYLVEGSAVTYAQFRKLCSIVQSRYEIRSKKKHVKKQLSNGKKEDLSIKLKILEEIKQTLKDMPKEEKDQTMINLYEKWEKLFEGELPDNPLSNPFEDEVYKLRQQEFFIGRVPHIGDFYLPRLHTYPDEGIISTYMNVRNLKSMHDKYANGEIDSLALFEKNGQIMSTQFKVLYHDTISLIRDTAQGQPTLGKTYWYEMCHDTKTLKEFLEFLDCKIVVGENQGKDSQPGELSENGLPSEEVKDESKDEAKDGSKDEAQDDPKDEAKDESKDEAKDESKDESRDEKGKSGTNSILNKNPLPKESRFNPARNKLRFLKDYLSEMYDILKVFEDLREQYGDTKPSQRLLRRSQRRNVSYGFDSDAEEADVDMGEEYVDEEKNVEYDDDDDAALDYEDDYQDADEEESRGTRKRGRPGRPPKQTRSVRRNTRRR; from the coding sequence ATGTCGGAGTCTCAAGATTTGTCGGTGAGGCCAGAAGAGCCATTATCGGCGGATACCCAGGAGAATGGAAGTGCTAATGTAACTGGCAATGCAAGTGATGATCAACCCccaaatgaaaagaaattgggGCAATTGACGTTTGATGATTTCGAAAATATAAAACGGGTAGAAAATGCTCCCAACATGTCAAGTCATTCTATGGGACTAAGAAGATCTAAAAGAGTACCACAGCAGAAATCAAAGCAAGATGTAGCTGATATCATGGAACAAGAAGCTGAGGCTGAGGCTGCAAGGAAGAGAAAGGCTCAATCAACTGCTAAGGCGAAGGCTAGGGCAAGAGAAAgggaaagagaaaggtaTAGGGCTAAAGTAGCTGcgatgaaaaaaaatgaagcTAGTGGTAATACGACTAGTAAAAAACCAGCCAATGGTCCAACTACAAGTTCTGCAGCTCCCGAGAATCAAGAACCACCCTTAACAAACGATAATTGGTCGCCTAATATGCCTTTACTCTCATCAGATTTCAAGACTCATCATAGTGTGATATCAAGactgaaaaatccaaatatgaaACCAGTTCTATATGCTGGTGATGTTATGAAAGTAATGGGGTTTGTTAataaattttatcaattttttgacaCTGATGTGTTAAATTTGtcattccaaaattttgaagttgGATTAGATTTGTACCCTGGCGGTCCAGTCGGTGAAGTTATTGGAATTTACGATGAAACTAAGCAACGCACACTTTTGTATCAAGACTATCTTCCAATTAAAGATGTGGTGTCCAGTCAGGACAAGATGAATCTGTTGTTTTTAACgcttttgaaattgactTTTAGTCAAAGTAAAGCTGGTGAATTACAAAAGTCCCACCAGCCGCTGACGAATTTAGATCAAATGAAAGCACAAAAGAAACCATTTACCATGTTGGTGAGACAACTTCGTAATAGTGCTAGAACTTGGGGGTACCCAAAGGAATGGCGTATGAATGACattgataaagaagaattttttcaaccaaaatccaaactgtttgaaaatgatgaaattgaagaatctgtGGATCCGAAAATGTCCGAGATATTAACGCCAAATATCTATCAGTGGCATCATCATGAGCCTGTCCCACTAGAAGAGGATCCTTTACAATCATCCGAGTTAGAAAAAGATGGTATTCTTGCATTGAATCCACGGGATCGTATCATCCTTTTACGTGCCATGGTTGATTGGTGTGGTTCCCAATCACCTAGAATTCGtaatgaaatttatcatcTCTCTCATACAAAGAGAGATCCTGCATTTGGTGTACAAACTCAGCATGCTCCGAGGTATCTAGTGGAAGGGTCAGCGGTCACTTATGCTCAATTTAGGAAATTGTGTTCAATTGTGCAATCGAGATATGAAATTAGAAGTAAAAAGAAGCACGTCAAAAAGCAGTTGTCTAATGGTAAAAAGGAGGATTTGTCAATAAAACTAAAGATTTTAGAGGAGATTAAACAAACACTTAAGGATATGCCTaaggaagagaaagatcagacaatgataaatttgtaTGAAAAGTGGGAGAAATTGTTTGAAGGTGAACTACCAGATAATCCATTGAGCAATCCATTCGAAGATGAAGTCTATAAATTGAgacaacaagaatttttcatcggTAGAGTTCCACACATTGGAGATTTTTATCTGCCGAGATTGCATACTTATCCAGATGAAGGTATCATTAGTACCTATATGAATgtgagaaatttgaaatcaatgCATGACAAATATGCTAATGGAGAAATTGATTCGTTGGcattatttgaaaaaaatggacAAATCATGAGTACACAATTTAAGGTATTGTACCATGATACTATTTCGTTGATTCGGGATACAGCCCAAGGACAACCGACTTTGGGTAAAACTTATTGGTACGAAATGTGCCATGATACAAAGActttaaaagaatttttagaatttttggattgtaaaattgttgttggtgaaaacCAGGGAAAGGATTCACAACCTGGGGAGCTATCCGAAAATGGTCTTCCATCAGAGGAAGTAAAAGATGAATCAAAAGATGAAGCAAAGGATGGGTcaaaagatgaagcacAGGATGACCCAAAGGATGAAGCAAAGGATGAATCAAAAGATGAGGCAAAGGATGAATCAAAAGATGAATCAAGGGATGAAAAGGGTAAATCTGGTACTAACTCTATTTTAAATAAGAATCCACTGCCAAAGGAATCCAGATTTAATCCTGCAAGAAACAAATTGAGATTTTTAAAAGACTATCTTTCTGAGATGTATGATATCTTGAAAgtatttgaagatttaagAGAACAATATGGAGATACGAAACCAAGCCAAAGACTACTAAGAAGATCACAACGACGTAATGTAAGTTACGGGTTCGATAGCGACGCAGAGGAAGCTGATGTAGATATGGGTGAAGAGTATGTGGATGAGGAGAAAAATGTtgaatatgatgatgatgatgatgcagCATTGGATTATGAGGATGATTATCAAGatgcagatgaagaagaaagtcGTGGTACTCGTAAAAGAGGTCGTCCAGGTAGACCACCCAAGCAAACAAGATCTGTCAGGCGTAATACTCGAAGACGTTAA